Proteins encoded within one genomic window of Amycolatopsis nigrescens CSC17Ta-90:
- a CDS encoding LysR family transcriptional regulator has translation MDLGRLRTLREFADRGSVSAAAKALHCTPSAVSQQLRALQAEIGLPLTEPAGRGLRLTDAGRTLVAGADDVLAAVDRAESELDTYRSAPKGRVRLVIFPSGALMLLPGLLHRLAAVDGLEVGIRDIDMTPPEVPGLVADFDVVVAHRDEHAEPFDSERLEVVHLLREPLDVALPVGHRLAGRKKVQPAELEGERWIGVDVGFPVDDVLRSLAVRTGVRPNVVQRINDFRITEALVAAGHGIALLPRYSVETGPGERLVRRPLAGLRAARHVEAVLRLGASARPAVAAVLAALHAEVAALTGAGGR, from the coding sequence ATGGACCTCGGCCGGTTGCGCACCCTGCGCGAGTTCGCCGACCGCGGCAGCGTGAGCGCGGCCGCGAAGGCGCTGCACTGCACCCCGTCCGCGGTCTCCCAGCAACTGCGCGCCCTGCAGGCCGAAATCGGGCTGCCGCTCACCGAACCGGCCGGGCGCGGGCTGCGGCTGACCGACGCCGGCCGCACCCTGGTCGCCGGCGCGGACGACGTGCTGGCCGCGGTGGACCGCGCGGAGTCCGAACTGGACACCTACCGCAGCGCGCCGAAAGGCCGGGTGCGGCTGGTGATCTTCCCTTCCGGCGCGCTGATGCTGCTGCCCGGACTGCTGCACCGGCTCGCCGCGGTCGACGGCCTGGAGGTCGGCATCCGCGACATCGACATGACCCCGCCGGAGGTGCCCGGGCTGGTCGCCGACTTCGATGTGGTGGTCGCGCACCGCGACGAGCACGCCGAGCCGTTCGACTCCGAGCGGCTGGAGGTGGTGCACCTGCTGCGCGAGCCGCTGGACGTCGCGCTGCCGGTCGGGCACCGGCTGGCCGGGCGGAAGAAGGTGCAACCGGCTGAACTGGAGGGCGAGCGGTGGATCGGGGTGGACGTCGGCTTCCCGGTTGACGACGTGCTCCGTTCGCTGGCCGTGCGCACCGGTGTCCGGCCGAACGTGGTGCAGCGGATCAACGACTTCCGGATCACCGAAGCACTGGTCGCCGCCGGGCACGGGATCGCGCTGCTGCCGCGCTATTCGGTGGAGACCGGTCCGGGTGAACGGCTGGTCCGCCGCCCGCTGGCCGGCCTGCGGGCGGCCCGGCACGTCGAGGCCGTGCTGCGCCTCGGCGCCTCGGCCCGCCCCGCCGTCGCCGCGGTTCTAGCCGCCCTACATGCCGAGGTGGCTGCTCTTACCGGTGCCGGAGGGCGGTGA
- a CDS encoding nitroreductase family protein: MEKPASTSVPVHELIARRWSPRALDETGVVSEAQLRAVLEAARWSASYGNTQPARYLVGLRGDETFDRILGTLTVRNQSWAHRAGALLIGLAVTRNEKGEIPYAEYGLGLASQNLVLQAVAEGLVAHQMAGFDRNAVAERFTLPADVRPLVAIAIGTAGEPEVLGEERDIARERSSRERIPLAEFAFTGDWGNPLSPLG, translated from the coding sequence ATGGAGAAGCCAGCATCCACCAGCGTGCCCGTGCACGAGCTGATCGCCCGCCGTTGGAGCCCCCGCGCACTGGACGAGACCGGGGTGGTCTCCGAGGCCCAGCTGCGCGCGGTGCTGGAAGCGGCCCGCTGGTCCGCGTCCTACGGCAACACCCAGCCGGCCCGCTATTTGGTGGGCCTGCGGGGCGACGAGACCTTCGACCGAATCCTGGGCACGCTCACCGTGCGTAACCAGTCCTGGGCGCACCGCGCGGGCGCGCTGCTGATCGGTCTCGCGGTCACCCGCAACGAAAAGGGCGAGATCCCCTACGCCGAGTACGGCCTCGGGCTGGCCAGCCAGAACCTGGTGCTGCAGGCGGTCGCGGAGGGACTGGTCGCGCACCAGATGGCCGGGTTCGACCGGAACGCGGTCGCCGAGCGGTTCACGCTGCCCGCGGACGTCCGCCCGCTGGTCGCCATCGCGATCGGCACCGCCGGGGAGCCGGAGGTGCTTGGGGAAGAGCGCGACATCGCCAGGGAACGGTCGTCACGCGAGCGCATCCCCTTGGCGGAGTTCGCCTTCACCGGCGACTGGGGCAATCCCCTCAGTCCCCTCGGCTAG
- a CDS encoding glycine-rich domain-containing protein, protein MTTIEVALRDPRTCVSEQVWEREVRLIMRDYEMDRELAERTFGQTIAYLVTSAEKPDIPMGPTAAVDKGVHSFVLDTPRYWDFCMQHAGTYLHHVPHLPEERAGQPMVLFDTIHAIRAAGFTVDDQLWGAQGAECHQCHACCSDSPYKK, encoded by the coding sequence ATGACCACGATCGAAGTCGCACTGCGGGACCCCCGAACCTGCGTATCGGAGCAGGTGTGGGAGCGCGAGGTCCGGCTGATCATGCGGGACTACGAGATGGACCGCGAACTCGCCGAGCGGACCTTCGGGCAGACGATCGCGTATCTGGTCACCTCGGCGGAGAAACCCGACATCCCGATGGGGCCCACCGCCGCAGTGGACAAGGGCGTGCACTCGTTCGTCCTGGACACCCCGCGCTACTGGGACTTCTGCATGCAGCACGCGGGCACCTATCTGCACCACGTGCCGCACCTTCCCGAGGAACGAGCCGGGCAGCCCATGGTCCTGTTCGACACCATCCACGCCATCCGCGCCGCCGGATTCACGGTGGATGACCAGCTGTGGGGCGCCCAAGGCGCGGAGTGTCACCAGTGCCACGCCTGCTGCTCCGACAGCCCATACAAGAAGTAG
- a CDS encoding ESX secretion-associated protein EspG, producing the protein MQNALQVWARPDVLIVGRASQATGSEAAHYRASAAGGVGLLSGQDGERVIFELCDSGSLVDRLLADLPELGPVPVPAGSVLEREDGTDATETGGMRVLRGFMSAPVERFGMFEVSVRGQDGQLDQQGSVQFFDTARGRFMVTTTMLADGARRRDFVPTDGSDIRRWLRERAGGKLAEGTEGIAPVAGEGELRQGDALA; encoded by the coding sequence GTGCAGAACGCCTTACAGGTCTGGGCACGGCCCGACGTGCTGATCGTCGGCCGGGCCAGCCAGGCCACCGGCAGCGAGGCGGCGCACTACCGCGCCTCGGCGGCCGGCGGGGTCGGGCTGCTCTCCGGGCAGGACGGCGAGCGGGTCATCTTCGAGCTTTGCGACTCCGGTTCGCTGGTGGACCGGCTGCTGGCCGATCTGCCGGAGCTCGGCCCGGTGCCGGTACCGGCCGGCTCGGTGCTCGAACGCGAGGACGGCACGGATGCCACCGAAACCGGCGGGATGCGGGTGCTGCGCGGGTTCATGTCCGCCCCGGTCGAGCGCTTCGGCATGTTCGAGGTGTCCGTGCGCGGCCAGGACGGGCAGTTGGACCAGCAGGGCTCGGTCCAGTTCTTCGACACCGCGCGCGGCCGGTTCATGGTGACCACCACGATGCTCGCCGACGGCGCGCGCAGGCGTGACTTCGTGCCCACCGACGGCTCGGACATCCGCCGCTGGCTGCGCGAACGGGCCGGTGGAAAACTAGCCGAGGGGACTGAGGGGATTGCCCCAGTCGCCGGTGAAGGCGAACTCCGCCAAGGGGATGCGCTCGCGTGA
- a CDS encoding DedA family protein, with translation MHIDQWLEAIPPLAVYLIVGLVIGTESLGIPLPGEIVLVSAALLASQHGGLSPLWIGIFASAGAIAGDSVGYLIGRKGGRRLFAWAGRKFPKHFGPKHLAKVEEMFRKRGVWAVFFGRFIALLRILSGPLAGALRMHYPKFLAANALGGIAWAGGTTALVYYLGVVAEKWLSRFSWIGLLVAVLAGLVISLVIKKRFTRHDEDDPAHERTPAT, from the coding sequence ATGCACATCGACCAGTGGCTGGAGGCCATTCCACCGCTCGCGGTATATCTGATCGTCGGGCTGGTGATCGGGACCGAAAGTCTTGGTATTCCGCTGCCGGGCGAGATCGTGCTGGTCAGTGCCGCGCTGCTGGCGTCGCAGCACGGCGGCTTGAGTCCGTTGTGGATCGGCATCTTCGCCAGTGCCGGCGCGATCGCCGGGGATAGTGTCGGCTATCTGATCGGCCGCAAGGGCGGGCGGCGGCTGTTCGCGTGGGCCGGGCGCAAGTTCCCGAAACATTTCGGCCCGAAACATCTGGCCAAAGTCGAGGAAATGTTCCGCAAACGGGGAGTCTGGGCCGTTTTCTTTGGTCGGTTCATCGCGTTGCTGCGCATTCTCTCCGGGCCGCTGGCCGGGGCGCTGCGCATGCACTACCCGAAGTTCCTGGCGGCCAACGCGCTGGGCGGGATCGCCTGGGCCGGTGGCACCACCGCGCTGGTCTACTACCTCGGCGTGGTGGCCGAGAAATGGCTTTCCCGGTTCTCCTGGATCGGCCTCTTGGTCGCCGTACTCGCCGGCCTGGTGATCAGCCTGGTAATCAAGAAACGCTTCACCCGCCACGACGAGGACGACCCCGCCCACGAACGCACCCCAGCCACCTGA
- a CDS encoding DUF5753 domain-containing protein → MSEKARHDSTARTRELGLTLRGVRKRKQLGGRELNRKVGWPDCNVSFWETGRRAPSSVDVATFLAGCGPLDRIEYEQLIAMAKEPDNGYWVRPHNPELPTELRSLIVAESIADSIASYEPAVIPGLLQTEQYIRELFRWCSTRTQGEIELRVQARLARQELLRRDQPPDCTYFIQEHALRTVLGSSRVMNEQLLHLVFAGSLPRCTIRVVREAAGPFSAWGGMFMLLEQAEHPATAYTEGLAAGTFLDKAEDITRYRGFLARLDANALNEGQSRAWLASLASAYDRAEAGSSCPPPSKPG, encoded by the coding sequence ATGAGCGAAAAGGCGCGGCACGACTCCACCGCACGGACCCGCGAACTGGGCTTGACGCTGCGGGGCGTGCGGAAGCGAAAGCAGCTCGGCGGGCGTGAGCTGAACCGGAAGGTGGGCTGGCCGGACTGCAATGTCTCGTTCTGGGAGACCGGCCGCCGCGCGCCGTCCAGCGTGGACGTAGCCACCTTCCTGGCCGGTTGTGGCCCGCTCGACCGCATCGAGTACGAACAGCTCATCGCCATGGCCAAGGAACCCGACAACGGCTACTGGGTCCGCCCGCACAACCCGGAGCTGCCCACGGAACTGCGCTCGCTGATCGTCGCGGAGAGCATCGCCGACTCGATCGCCAGCTACGAACCCGCGGTCATTCCCGGACTCCTGCAGACCGAGCAGTACATCCGGGAACTGTTTCGTTGGTGCTCGACGCGCACTCAGGGCGAGATCGAACTCCGGGTGCAAGCCCGGCTCGCCCGGCAAGAACTGCTGCGTCGAGACCAACCGCCGGACTGCACTTACTTCATTCAAGAGCATGCGCTGCGCACTGTGCTGGGCAGTAGCCGGGTGATGAACGAGCAGCTTCTACATTTGGTGTTCGCCGGATCCCTGCCACGATGCACCATCCGGGTGGTGCGGGAGGCCGCCGGGCCGTTCAGCGCGTGGGGCGGCATGTTCATGCTGTTGGAGCAGGCCGAGCACCCAGCGACCGCCTACACCGAAGGCCTCGCCGCCGGGACATTCTTGGACAAGGCCGAAGACATCACGCGTTATCGCGGTTTTCTCGCCAGACTCGATGCGAATGCCCTGAATGAGGGACAATCGCGGGCATGGCTTGCCAGCCTGGCAAGCGCCTACGATCGAGCGGAGGCCGGATCCTCATGTCCACCCCCGAGCAAACCGGGCTGA
- a CDS encoding EamA family transporter, translated as MSPRDRLLAVFVAVLWGANFLAIHVTLDHFPPLFVAAIRFALVAVPTVLFVPWPKVKARWLIGYGLGYGTLQFAFLFVAMDIGMPTGLASLVLQASAPFTVLLGAGLLRERVSPRQWLGIGIAVAGMLVITWRQAEYAALLPVALTLLGALSWALGNLSSRQARPANSLHFTLWMCAVPPLPLFALSLVTEGPASQWHALATIGSESGLNALLGLGYVVLFGTIAAPWMWTSLMRRNPAGVVAPFSLLVPVVGMTTAFVALDERPALVEIVAGVVVIGGVLLGSLRRRPPALAPEPVLAAAPPGR; from the coding sequence ATGTCCCCTCGTGACCGGCTGCTCGCGGTGTTCGTCGCCGTACTCTGGGGCGCCAACTTCCTGGCGATCCACGTGACCCTCGACCATTTCCCGCCGCTGTTCGTGGCGGCGATCCGGTTCGCCCTGGTCGCCGTGCCGACTGTGCTGTTCGTGCCGTGGCCGAAGGTGAAGGCGCGCTGGCTGATCGGCTACGGGCTCGGTTACGGCACGCTGCAGTTCGCGTTCCTGTTCGTGGCGATGGACATCGGCATGCCGACCGGCCTGGCTTCGCTGGTGTTGCAGGCTTCGGCTCCGTTCACCGTGCTGCTCGGCGCCGGCTTGTTGCGTGAGCGGGTTTCCCCGCGGCAGTGGCTCGGCATCGGCATCGCGGTGGCCGGGATGCTGGTGATCACCTGGCGGCAGGCCGAGTACGCCGCGCTGCTGCCGGTGGCGCTGACCCTGCTCGGCGCGCTGAGCTGGGCGCTCGGGAACCTGAGTTCGCGGCAGGCGCGACCGGCGAATTCGCTGCATTTCACGCTGTGGATGTGCGCGGTGCCGCCGCTGCCGTTGTTCGCGCTTTCGCTGGTCACCGAAGGCCCCGCTTCGCAGTGGCACGCGCTGGCCACGATCGGCAGCGAGTCTGGGCTGAACGCGCTGCTCGGCCTCGGCTACGTGGTGCTTTTCGGCACCATCGCGGCGCCGTGGATGTGGACGTCGCTGATGCGGCGCAACCCGGCCGGGGTGGTGGCGCCGTTCTCCCTGCTGGTGCCGGTGGTCGGCATGACCACGGCGTTCGTGGCGCTGGACGAACGCCCGGCGCTGGTGGAGATCGTCGCCGGTGTGGTGGTGATCGGCGGTGTGCTGCTCGGCTCGCTCCGGCGCCGGCCGCCGGCACTCGCGCCCGAACCGGTGCTCGCCGCCGCTCCGCCCGGCCGATAG
- a CDS encoding aspartate kinase has product MALVVQKYGGSSLESADRIKRVAERIVATKRAGNDVVVVCSAMGDTTDELLELAEQVNPVPPEREMDMLLTAGERISNALVAMAISAQGAEAWSFTGSQAGVVTTSVHGNARIIDVSPSRVSEALEQGYVALVAGFQGVAQDTKDITTLGRGGSDTTAVALAAALNADVCEIYSDVDGVYTADPRIVPNARKLDTVPYEEMLELAAGGAKVLMLRCVEYARRYGVPIRVRSSYSDKPGTTVAGSIEEIPVEQALITGVAHDRSEAKITVTGVPDHTGAAARIFRVVADAEIDIDMVLQNISSTSSGRTDITFTLSKANGPKAVGELEKIKDELGFTSVLYDDHVGKVSLVGAGMRSHPGVTASFCEALAAAGVNIEIINTSEIRISVLIRDAQLDDAVRAIHEAFELGGDEEAVVYAGSGR; this is encoded by the coding sequence GTGGCGCTGGTAGTCCAGAAGTACGGCGGTTCCTCGCTGGAGAGCGCTGACCGGATCAAGCGGGTGGCGGAGCGGATCGTCGCCACCAAGCGGGCCGGCAACGACGTGGTGGTGGTCTGCTCGGCGATGGGCGACACCACCGACGAACTGCTCGAACTCGCCGAGCAGGTGAACCCGGTGCCGCCGGAGCGCGAGATGGACATGTTGCTCACCGCGGGTGAGCGGATCTCCAACGCGTTGGTCGCGATGGCCATCTCCGCGCAGGGCGCCGAGGCGTGGTCGTTCACCGGTTCGCAGGCCGGGGTGGTCACCACCTCCGTGCACGGGAACGCGCGGATCATCGACGTCAGCCCGAGTCGGGTCAGCGAGGCGCTCGAACAGGGCTATGTCGCGCTCGTCGCGGGTTTCCAGGGCGTGGCGCAGGACACAAAGGACATCACCACGCTCGGCCGCGGCGGCTCGGACACCACCGCGGTGGCGCTGGCGGCCGCGCTGAACGCCGACGTCTGCGAGATCTACTCCGACGTCGACGGGGTCTACACCGCCGACCCCCGGATCGTGCCGAACGCCCGCAAGCTGGACACCGTGCCCTACGAGGAGATGCTCGAGCTCGCGGCCGGCGGCGCGAAAGTGCTGATGCTGCGTTGCGTCGAGTACGCCCGCCGGTACGGCGTGCCGATCCGAGTCCGTTCGTCCTATAGCGACAAGCCCGGTACCACCGTCGCCGGCTCAATTGAGGAGATCCCCGTGGAACAAGCGCTGATCACCGGTGTGGCGCACGACCGGTCCGAAGCCAAGATCACCGTGACCGGGGTGCCCGACCACACCGGCGCGGCCGCCCGCATCTTCCGCGTGGTGGCCGACGCCGAGATCGACATCGACATGGTGCTGCAGAACATCTCCAGCACCTCGTCGGGCCGCACGGACATCACCTTCACGCTGTCCAAGGCGAACGGGCCGAAGGCGGTCGGCGAGCTGGAGAAGATCAAGGACGAGCTCGGCTTCACATCGGTGCTCTACGACGACCACGTGGGCAAGGTTTCGCTGGTCGGCGCCGGCATGCGCTCGCACCCCGGGGTGACCGCCTCGTTCTGCGAGGCGCTGGCCGCGGCCGGGGTGAACATCGAGATCATCAACACCTCGGAGATCCGGATCTCGGTCCTGATCCGGGACGCGCAGCTGGACGACGCGGTGCGCGCGATCCACGAGGCCTTCGAACTCGGCGGTGACGAAGAGGCCGTCGTCTATGCGGGGAGTGGTCGGTAG
- a CDS encoding DUF397 domain-containing protein codes for MSTPEQTGLTWHKSSYSNGDNGACVEVAWHKSSYSNANGEACVEVAAIPGSMAVRDSKHPEAGHLDFPPAAWHSFLTALRHR; via the coding sequence ATGTCCACCCCCGAGCAAACCGGGCTGACCTGGCACAAGAGCAGCTACAGCAATGGCGATAACGGCGCCTGCGTCGAGGTCGCCTGGCACAAGAGCAGTTACAGCAACGCCAACGGCGAGGCTTGTGTCGAGGTCGCCGCCATCCCGGGGAGCATGGCCGTACGGGACTCCAAACATCCCGAAGCGGGCCACCTCGATTTCCCTCCCGCCGCCTGGCACTCCTTCCTCACCGCCCTCCGGCACCGGTAA
- a CDS encoding SDR family oxidoreductase, with amino-acid sequence MLVTVLGASGRTGIHVVRLLRRHGHTVRAGLRGRSRGAAVVELGAEPVVADLASDPSALVDAFTGADAVINTAGAGDPDPSMVNMVDRDGAIAAINAAERAGVPRFVQLSAQFADSPDQGDRLVRSILLAKQISDSALRRSSLVWTLVRPGTLTDQPPTGRVKIGGHLEPGRVTRADVAAVLTGTLTEPFTENRGFDVVSGDTPISAALTAFA; translated from the coding sequence ATGCTGGTCACGGTGCTCGGGGCTTCGGGTCGTACGGGAATTCACGTGGTGCGTTTGCTGCGCCGGCACGGCCACACCGTGCGGGCGGGCCTGCGCGGCAGGAGCCGTGGCGCGGCGGTCGTCGAGCTGGGTGCGGAGCCGGTGGTCGCGGACCTGGCGTCGGACCCGTCGGCCTTGGTCGACGCCTTCACCGGCGCGGACGCGGTGATCAACACCGCCGGCGCCGGCGACCCGGACCCGTCCATGGTGAACATGGTCGACCGGGACGGCGCGATCGCCGCGATCAACGCCGCCGAGCGCGCCGGGGTGCCGCGGTTCGTGCAGCTTTCCGCGCAGTTCGCGGACTCGCCGGACCAGGGTGACCGGCTGGTGCGGTCGATCCTGCTGGCCAAGCAGATCTCGGACAGCGCGCTGCGCCGGTCCAGCCTGGTCTGGACCCTGGTCCGGCCGGGCACGTTGACCGACCAGCCGCCGACCGGCCGGGTCAAGATCGGCGGCCATCTCGAACCCGGCCGGGTCACCAGGGCGGACGTGGCCGCGGTGCTGACCGGCACCCTGACCGAGCCGTTCACCGAGAACCGCGGCTTCGACGTGGTCTCCGGCGACACTCCGATAAGTGCCGCCCTGACCGCTTTCGCCTGA
- a CDS encoding class I SAM-dependent methyltransferase codes for MTTPVQVWDSFAATAKPRRAVNAAGVTTWLNWTQYPDHGPDESVLGPVSGKRVLELGCGAGANLAHVATLGARCVGVDIAPTRIKAAAARWGTAANLEFVTADAVDHLTGSRVVYDVVFSIFGAVWFTDPAVLLPAVHDALAPGGVLAFSHLPASDAPGPARRLITKHHLSTHQWHQALEDAGFDAISAEIIPAPGPDQPGTLLVHARRGRLA; via the coding sequence ATGACCACACCAGTCCAGGTCTGGGACAGCTTCGCCGCGACGGCGAAGCCCCGCAGGGCGGTGAACGCGGCCGGCGTCACCACCTGGCTGAACTGGACCCAATACCCCGACCACGGCCCGGACGAGTCCGTGCTCGGCCCCGTGAGCGGCAAGCGGGTGCTCGAGCTCGGCTGCGGAGCCGGAGCGAACCTGGCGCACGTGGCCACCCTCGGAGCTCGGTGTGTTGGCGTCGATATCGCACCCACCCGGATCAAGGCAGCGGCCGCCCGGTGGGGCACCGCGGCGAACCTCGAGTTCGTCACCGCCGACGCCGTCGACCACCTCACCGGGAGCCGAGTCGTCTATGACGTGGTGTTCTCGATCTTCGGTGCGGTCTGGTTCACCGACCCCGCGGTGCTGCTCCCCGCCGTCCACGACGCCCTCGCTCCGGGCGGAGTGTTGGCGTTCTCCCACCTGCCCGCCAGCGACGCCCCCGGACCGGCAAGGCGGCTGATCACCAAGCACCACCTGTCGACCCACCAGTGGCACCAAGCGCTCGAGGACGCCGGATTCGACGCGATCAGCGCCGAGATCATCCCAGCCCCGGGGCCCGACCAGCCGGGGACGCTGCTCGTGCACGCCCGTCGAGGTCGCCTGGCGTAA
- the leuA gene encoding 2-isopropylmalate synthase has translation MTTPEPRGTTTSRIRTPSRPAPADQPNWNPQLGTSMPVHRYRPWHQLVEDIDLPDRTWPDHRIERAPLWCAVDLRDGNQALIDPMSPARKRKFFELLVRMGYKEIEVGFPAASQTDFDFVREIIEEGAIPDDVRIQVLTQCRPELIERTFRSLEGAPRAIVHVYNSTSILQRRVVFREEREGIKKIATQAADLVVEYAAKYSDTDFRFQYSPESYTGTELSYAAEVCNAVTEIWQPTAERPVILNLPSTVEMATPNVYADSIEWMHRNLERRDGVILSLHPHNDRGTAVAAAELGYQAGADRIEGCLFGNGERTGNVDLVALGMNLYSQGVDPQIDFSDIDAIKRTVEYCNQLPVPERSPWGGDLVFTAFSGSHQDAINKGLDALKAQADKAGVPIDEYPWEVPYLPIDPKDVGRNYEAVIRVNSQSGKGGVAYIMKSEHQLALPRRLQIEFSQVVQRHTDSQGGEVDATTMWNAFSAEYLEPRVPLELVRQHVTDNGGGEYEIAASVRVEGDDHDVVGTGNGPIAAFFDALSTVGFDLRLLDYSEHTLTPGDDSKAASYIECAIGDRVFWGVGVDASIVTASLRAVVSAVNRAHR, from the coding sequence ATGACCACGCCCGAACCCCGCGGCACGACCACGAGCCGTATCCGCACCCCGTCCAGGCCAGCCCCAGCGGACCAGCCGAACTGGAACCCGCAGCTCGGCACGTCGATGCCGGTGCACCGGTACCGCCCGTGGCACCAGCTGGTCGAGGACATCGACCTGCCCGACCGCACCTGGCCGGACCACCGCATTGAGCGGGCGCCGCTGTGGTGCGCGGTCGATCTGCGTGACGGCAACCAGGCGCTGATCGACCCGATGTCCCCGGCGCGCAAGCGCAAGTTCTTCGAACTGCTGGTGCGAATGGGATACAAGGAGATCGAGGTCGGTTTCCCGGCGGCAAGCCAGACCGACTTCGACTTCGTGCGCGAGATCATCGAAGAGGGCGCCATCCCGGACGACGTGCGCATCCAGGTGCTCACCCAGTGCCGTCCCGAGCTGATCGAGCGCACCTTCCGGTCGCTGGAGGGCGCCCCCCGCGCGATCGTGCACGTCTACAACTCGACCTCGATCCTGCAGCGCCGGGTGGTCTTCCGCGAGGAACGCGAAGGCATCAAGAAGATCGCCACCCAAGCCGCGGACCTGGTGGTGGAGTACGCCGCCAAGTACTCCGACACCGACTTCCGGTTCCAGTACTCGCCCGAGTCCTACACCGGCACCGAGCTGTCGTATGCGGCCGAGGTGTGCAACGCGGTCACCGAGATCTGGCAGCCGACCGCCGAGCGGCCGGTGATCCTGAACCTGCCGTCCACAGTGGAAATGGCAACGCCCAACGTGTACGCGGATTCCATCGAGTGGATGCACCGCAACCTGGAGCGCCGGGACGGGGTGATCCTGTCGCTGCACCCGCACAACGACCGGGGCACCGCGGTCGCCGCGGCCGAGCTCGGCTACCAGGCCGGCGCGGACCGGATCGAGGGCTGCCTGTTCGGCAACGGCGAGCGCACCGGCAACGTGGACCTGGTCGCGCTGGGCATGAACCTGTACAGCCAGGGCGTGGACCCGCAGATCGACTTCTCCGACATCGACGCGATCAAGCGAACGGTCGAGTACTGCAACCAGCTGCCGGTGCCGGAGCGCAGCCCGTGGGGCGGCGACCTGGTGTTCACCGCGTTCTCCGGCAGCCACCAGGACGCCATCAACAAGGGCCTGGACGCGCTGAAGGCGCAGGCCGACAAGGCGGGCGTGCCGATCGACGAGTACCCGTGGGAGGTCCCGTACCTGCCCATCGACCCGAAGGACGTCGGCCGGAACTACGAGGCCGTGATCCGGGTGAACTCGCAGTCCGGCAAGGGCGGCGTGGCCTACATCATGAAGAGCGAGCACCAGCTCGCCCTGCCGCGCCGGCTGCAGATCGAGTTCTCCCAGGTGGTCCAGCGACACACCGACAGCCAGGGCGGCGAGGTGGACGCGACCACCATGTGGAACGCGTTCTCGGCCGAGTACTTGGAGCCGCGGGTGCCGCTGGAACTGGTCCGCCAGCACGTGACCGACAACGGTGGCGGCGAATACGAGATCGCCGCCAGCGTGCGGGTGGAGGGCGACGACCACGACGTGGTGGGCACCGGGAACGGCCCGATCGCGGCGTTCTTCGACGCACTGTCCACTGTGGGCTTCGACCTGCGGCTGCTGGACTACAGCGAGCACACGCTCACCCCCGGCGACGACTCGAAGGCGGCTTCCTACATCGAATGCGCCATCGGGGACCGGGTCTTCTGGGGTGTCGGCGTGGACGCGTCCATCGTCACCGCGTCCCTGCGCGCCGTGGTTTCGGCGGTCAACCGCGCGCACCGGTAG